The genome window AAGAAGAGGCTGCGGCCTACATCAAAGAGCACGTGCGCAAGCCGGTGGTCGCCTTTATCGCCGGTCAGACCGCGCCTAAGGGGCGGCGGATGGGGCATGCGGGTGCGATTATCGCTGGTGGCCGTGGCTCGGCGGCGGACAAGATCGCGGCGCTCAAGGCGGCCGGGATCACGGTGGCCATCAGCCCTGCCGATTTGGGCTCGACGATGCAATCGGTACTAAACGGTAAGTAAGGAATTATGGAAAGAACGCTCGCCATTCTCAAACCCGATGCAGTCAAGCGCCATCTAATCGGCCCGATCCTCAAGGCCATTGAGGACCACGGCTTGCGCCTGTGCGCGATGCGCTTGATCCATCTGAGCCGCACTCAAGCCCAGACCTTTTACGAGGTTCATAAAGCGCGTCCGTTCTATGACTCCCTGTGCGCATACATGTCCTCGGGCCCGGTCGTGGTCGCGGTGCTGGAAGGCGAGGGTGCGATCGCGCGCTGGCGCGAGCTGATGGGCGCGACCGATCCAAAAAAAGCCACCGCCGGCACCATTCGCGCGCAATTCGGAGTCGATGTGGAGCAAAATGCGGTTCACGGCTCGGACGGTCCGGATACCGCGGCCAACGAAATTCCCTTCTTTTTCAGCCGTCTCGATCTGGTCTAGGCGGTCCCTCACCGCCCGCATGACAGTGCCGCGGTTTGCCGCGCACCTCTGATTGCCGCTAGAAAGGTTGCACCAGCGTGGTCGCTGGGGAGTTGGGGACGATCGCGTGTGCAACCGATTCTCTCAAAGTTTGAACCTTGGAGAGGCTACGATGAGGTATCACTGGCGCGGGGTACTGCTGGGAGCAATCTTGAGCATAGGTGGCGTGATCGCGGGGGCTTCGCTCAGTCGAGCCGCGCATCCGGGTTCCGCCGGGCAATCTCACAAGGCGGCGACCATCGACATCATGTCGGTATTCGCAAAGGTCCCGGGTGGGCTGCAGGGGGGTAATGTCGCGCCGGTCAGGGAGCTGATCGATCCTTATCCCACTTTCAACAGCGTGGCCTTGGACGTTAAAAACGGGCTGGCCGCGATGTCCGACAACAACATGAACGGCGTCCTGGTCTATGACTTGAACGCCGGCAGCGCCACTGG of Candidatus Binataceae bacterium contains these proteins:
- the ndk gene encoding nucleoside-diphosphate kinase translates to MERTLAILKPDAVKRHLIGPILKAIEDHGLRLCAMRLIHLSRTQAQTFYEVHKARPFYDSLCAYMSSGPVVVAVLEGEGAIARWRELMGATDPKKATAGTIRAQFGVDVEQNAVHGSDGPDTAANEIPFFFSRLDLV